Proteins encoded within one genomic window of Macaca thibetana thibetana isolate TM-01 chromosome 3, ASM2454274v1, whole genome shotgun sequence:
- the CLDN4 gene encoding claudin-4, with the protein MASMGLQVTGIALAVLGWLAVMLCCALPMWRVTAFIGSNIVTSQTIWEGLWMNCVVQSTGQMQCKVYDSLLALPQDLQAARALVIISIIVAALGVLLSVVGGKCTNCLEDESAKAKTMIVAGVVFLLAGLLVIVPVSWTAHNIIQDFYNPLVASGQKREMGASLYVGWAASGLLLLGGGLLCCNCPPRTDKPYSAKYSAARSAAASNYV; encoded by the coding sequence ATGGCCTCCATGGGGCTACAGGTGACGGGCATCGCGCTGGCCGTCCTGGGCTGGCTGGCCGTCATGCTGTGCTGCGCGCTGCCCATGTGGCGCGTGACGGCCTTCATCGGCAGCAACATCGTCACCTCGCAGACCATCTGGGAGGGCCTGTGGATGAACTGCGTGGTGCAGAGCACCGGCCAGATGCAGTGCAAGGTGTACGACTCGCTGCTGGCGCTGCCGCAGGACCTGCAGGCGGCCCGCGCCCTCGTCATCATCAGCATCATCGTGGCCGCTCTGGGCGTGCTGCTGTCCGTGGTGGGGGGCAAGTGTACAAACTGCCTGGAGGATGAGAGTGCCAAGGCCAAGACCATGATCGTGGCGGGTGTGGTGTTCCTGTTGGCCGGCCTGCTGGTGATAGTGCCCGTGTCCTGGACGGCCCACAACATCATCCAAGACTTCTACAACCCGCTGGTGGCCTCCGGGCAGAAGCGGGAGATGGGTGCCTCGCTCTACGTCGGCTGGGCTGCCTCCGGCCTGCTGCTGCTTGGCGGGGGGCTGCTTTGCTGCAACTGCCCACCCCGCACAGACAAGCCTTACTCTGCCAAGTATTCTGCCGCCCGCTCTGCTGCTGCCAGCAACTACGTGTAA